In Tenrec ecaudatus isolate mTenEca1 chromosome 4, mTenEca1.hap1, whole genome shotgun sequence, a single window of DNA contains:
- the TMEM132A gene encoding transmembrane protein 132A produces the protein MCAQVAGRAEAAPGGARGPGLWLWLLVVLALDVERVGCDQDPLEPIYLPATLELLDAPEHFRAQQVGRYPPANSSLSSRSETFLFLQPWPRAQPLLRASYPPFATQQVVPPRITEPHQRPVPWDVRAVSVEAAVTPAEPHARVLFHLRGQDWPPGPGSLPCARLHATHPAGTAHRACRFQPTLGACVVELAFPHHWFSQAASTRAELTYTLEPEADGPGGCGPGSEEDLGKQALPVGSVELRSADPPQYQEVPLDEAVTLRVPDLPVRPGRTFSATLLLRHNFTASLLTLRIKVKKGLHVSAARPAQPTLWTAKLDHFKSSKHHTALITCHRAGATGPHASTPELAEFLWVDFAVENGTSGSGAVTRPVTWQLEYPGQAPEAEKDKMVWEILVSERDIRALVPLAKAEELVNTAPLTGVPRHVPVRLVTVDSGGTLVEVTEHIGCESANTQVLQVSETCDTVFVSGKESRGALGVRVDFWWRRLRASLRLTVWAPLLPLRIELTDTTLEQVRGWRVPGPPEGVQEPEAAAGSATEEAERRARGCRLQYQRAGVRFLAPFAAHPLDGGRRLTHLLGPDWLLDVSHLVAPRARVQDPHIAKLEGGRVLVGLEPGVTSIEVSSPLSDSILGEQALAVTDDKVSVLELQVQPVMGISLALSRGTTHPGEVTATCWAQSALPAPKQEVALSLWLSFSDHTLAPAELYDRRDLGLSISAEEPGTILPAEERGAQLGVVVSGAGAEGLPLHVALHPAEPCRRGRHRVPLASGTAWLGPPPAPTPAAVLPSSPAWSPVATERSLGGRQRPVGGGGDSRGVRGKFELAEEEAEAREEEEGDEEEEEMVPAPQRVTDLELGMYALLGIFCLAILIFLVNGVVFVLRYQRKEPPDSAGDPASPQPHNWVWLGTDQEELSRQLDRRSPGLAKEEGGCPCESGGGGETPALASEATSTLARKEAGGRRKRVEFVTFAPAPPPQLPEEPVGAPAVQSILVAGEEDIRWVCEDMGLKDPEELRNYMERIRGSS, from the exons ATGTGCGCCCAGGTGGCGGGGCGCGCGGAGGCGGCCCCCGGGGGGGCCCGCGGCCCCGGACTctggctctggctcctggtggtCCTCGCCCTGGACGTCGAGAGAG TGGGCTGTGACCAGGACCCCCTAGAGCCCATCTACCTGCCAGCTACCTTGGAGCTGCTGGATGCCCCGGAGCACTTCCGAGCACAGCAGGTGGGCCGCTACCCACCTGCCAACTCTTCCCTAAGCTCGAGGTCAGAGACCTTCCTGTTCCTGCAGCCCTGGCCCAGGGCCCAGCCCCTGCTCCGGGCCTCCTACCCGCCCTTTGCCACTCAACAG GTGGTCCCTCCTCGCATCACTGAGCCCCACCAGCGGCCAGTCCCATGGGACGTGCGAGCTGTGTCTGTGGAAGCTGCGGTGACTCCGGCGGAGCCCCATGCccgagtcctcttccatctcaggggGCAGGACTGGCCCCCCGGGCCTGGCAGCCTGCCATGTGCCCGGCTCCATGCCACCCACCCTGCGGGTACTGCTCACCGGGCCTGCCGTTTCCAG CCGACCCTGGGCGCCTGTGTGGTGGAGCTGGCGTTCCCCCACCACTGGTTTTCCCAGGCCGCCTCCACGCGGGCCGAGCTGACCTACACTCTGGAGCCCGAGGCCGACGGCCCTGGCGGCTGTGGCCCAGGCAGCGAGGAAGACCTGGGGAAGCAGGCCCTCCCTGTGGGCAGCGTGGAGCTGCGTTCGGCGGATCCCCCGCAGTACCAGGAGGTGCCCCTGGATGAGGCCGTGACCCTGCGGGTGCCCGACCTGCCCGTGCGGCCTGGCCGGACCTTCAGTGCTACCCTCCTTCTTCGACACAACTTCACGGCCAGCCTCCTGACCCTGCG GATCAAGGTGAAGAAAGGCCTGCATGTGAGTGCCGCCCGCCCGGCCCAGCCCACCCTCTGGACGGCCAAACTGGACCACTTCAAGAGTTCCAAACACCACACTGCTCTCATCACTTGTCACCGTGCCGGGGCCACAGGGCCACATGCCAG CACCCCGGAGCTGGCTGAGTTCCTATGGGTGGACTTCGCCGTGGAGAATGGTACCAGCGGGAGTGGGGCAGTCACCCGTCCGGTCACGTGGCAGCTGGAGTACCCTGGCCAGGCACCAGAGGCAGAGAAGGACAAGATGGTGTGGGAGATCCTGGTGTCAGAGCGGGACATAAGAGCCCTCGTCCCACTGGCCAAG GCGGAGGAGCTGGTGAACACGGCCCCGCTGACCGGTGTGCCCCGACATGTCCCCGTGCGCCTTGTCACTGTGGACAGTGGGGGCACCCTGGTGGAGGTGACAGAGCACATCGGCTGTGAGTCTGCCAACACACAGGTCCTACAG GTGTCTGAGACCTGCGACACAGTGTTCGTGTCCGGCAAGGAGAGCCGGGGGGCACTGGGGGTTCGGGTGGACTTCTGGTGGCGCCGGTTGCGGGCCTCCCTGCGGCTGACCGTGTGGGCCCCGCTCCTGCCCTTGCGCATTGAGCTGACCGACACGACCCTGGAGCAAGTCCGTGGCTGGAGGGTCCCTGGCCCACCTGAGGG GGTCCAGGAGCCTGAGGCTGCAGCAGGCAGTGCCACTGAAGAGGCTGAACGGCGCGCCCGAGGGTGCCGCCTGCAGTACCAGCGGGCCGGCGTGCGCTTCCTGGCCCCCTTTGCGGCCCACCCGCTGGACGGCGGCCGCCGCCTCACCCACCTGCTCGGCCCGGACTGGCTACTGGACGTGTCCCACCTGGTGGCGCCCCGCGCCCGCGTGCAGGACCCGCACATAGCCAAGCTGGAGGGAGGCCGCGTCCTGGTGGGCCTAGAACCCGGTGTCACCTCCATCGAG gTGTCTTCTCCGCTGTCTGACTCCATCCTGGGAGAGCAGGCCCTGGCTGTAACAGACGACAAGGTCTCGGTGCTGGAGCTGCAAGTGCAGCCCGTGATGGGCATATCGCTGGCCCTGAGTCGGGGCACCACCCACCCTGGGGAGGTCACAGCCACGTGCTGGGCACAGTCAGCCCTTCCTGCCCCAAAGCAG GAGGTGGCCCTCtctctctggctgtccttctcggACCACACGCTGGCCCCTGCTGAGCTGTATGACCGCCGTGACCTTGGACTGTCCATCTCAGCCGAGGAGCCTGGCACCATCCTGCCGGCCGAGGAGCGGGGCGCCCAGCTCGGGGTGGTGGTGAGTGGGGCGGGCGCTGAGGGGCTTCCCCTGCATGTGGCTCTGCACCCAGCTGAGCCCTGCCGCCGTGGCCGTCACCGAGTGCCCCTGGCCTCTGGTACTGCCTGGCTGGGgccccctccagcccccaccccagctgcTGTCCTCCCATCTAGCCCCGCCTGGAGCCCAGTGGCCACAGAGCGGAGCCTGGGTGGTAGACAGCGACcagtgggtggtgggggggacAGCAGGGGAGTTAGGGGCAAGTTTGAGCTGGCAGAGGAGGAGGCTGaggccagagaggaggaggaaggggacgaagaggaggaagagatggTGCCCGCCCCTCAGCGGGTCACTGACCTTGAGCTGGGCATGTACGCGTTGCTGGGCATCTTCTGCCTGGCCATCCTCATCTTCCTGGTCAACGGTGTGGTCTTCGTGCTGCGTTACCAGCGCAAGGAGCCTCCGGACAGCGCTGGCGATCCCGCCTCCCCACAGCCCCACAACTGGGTCTGGTTGGGCACCGACCAGGAGGAGCTGAGCCGCCAGCTGGACCGgcggtcccctggcctggccaaGGAGGAGGGGGGCTGCCCCTGCGAGagcgggggaggaggggagacccCAGCCCTGGCCTCCGAAGCCACCAGCACACTGGCTCGGAAGGAAGCTGGTGGGCGACGGAAGCGCGTGGAGTTTGTGACCTTTgcaccagcacccccaccccagctgcccGAGGAGCCTGTTGGAGCCCCTGCGGTGCAGTCCATCCTGGTGGCGGGCGAGGAGGACATCCGCTGGGTGTGTGAGGACATGGGGCTGAAGGACCCTGAGGAGCTGCGTAACTACATGGAAAGGATCCGAGGCAGCTCCTGA